The Microbacterium limosum sequence GCGGGGCTGCGGTCACATCCCGAGTGTACCGAGCGACACGAGCAACTAAAACTCTTGCTGTGATTGGCGTGTTGTGGTCTAATCTAAGACGACAGCAGCAATCGCGGCTGTGATCGTAGATGCGAAGGAGGCCGTGATGGGTCAGAGCGCATCGCCCCTCGACGCTCGGGAGCCCGAGCGCCTGTTCTACTCCGAGGAGGAGACAGCGGCGCTGCTCGGCATCCACCGCACGACCCTGCGCACCCTCGCCCTGGAGGGCCAGGCCCCGGTGGAGCCGATTCGGCTCACCCGGCACAAGCGCGTCTACCGCCGCATCGACGTGCAGCGCCTCGCGGGGCTGGAGCAGTAGGAGCCAGTCATGGGAAGCATCGAGTCCTACGACACGGCCAAGGGCCGTCGCTACCGGGCGCTCTACCGACGCCCGGACAAGAAGCAGACGCAGAAGCGCGGCTTCACCACCAAGAAGGCCGCCGAGCTGTTCCTGGCGACCACGGAGGTCGACATCGCCCAGGGCCGCTACCTCGACCCGTCGCGTGCGCGGGTGACCGTGGCCGAATGGCTCCAGACCTGGATCGCCGCCCGCGGCGACCTCCGGGCGACGACCCGCAGCCGGGTCGAGAACATCATCGCCAAGCACATCGTCCCCGAGTTGGGGAAGATCCCGATCGGCGACCTCACCCGCCTGCGGGTGCAGGAGTGGGCCTCGGCCCTCCCCGGTGCCCCGGCGACCGTCCGCAAGATCGTCAACGTCCTCTCCGGTTCGCTCCGATTCGCGGTCGAGGACGAGCGCCTGCCGTCCAACCCCGCCGCCCGGCTCAAACTCCCCAAGCCCACCAAGTCCCGCAAGCGGTATCTGTCCCACAATCAGGTCGCCGCGCTCGCCCAGGCCATTGACGAGATGAAGGATGGGCGCGAGTACGGCTACGGCCTCGTCGTCCTCGTGCTCGCCTACTGCGGCCTGCGCTGGGGCGAGCTGTCCGGGCTCCGCATCCGTGACCTCGACCTCGACGCGAAGCACCCGCGCCTCACCGTCGAGCAGACCGTCGTGGCCGACAAGGGCTACCAGCGCATCGAGCCGCCGAAGGACTACGAGCACCGCAGTATCCCCGATCCCGGCGTTCCTCGTCGGGCTGCTCCGCGCGCAGATCGCCGGGCGCCCGGCCTACGCCCCGGTGTTCTACGGCATCCGCACCGGCACCTGGCTTCGCAACCACGTCTACCGGGTCGGCTGGTTCGACACCGCGGCCGAGGCGGTCGGGATCAAGGGCCTCACCCCGCACGAGCTGCGGCACACCGCTGCCTCGCTCGCCGTCAGCGCCGGCGCGAACGTGAAGGCCGTCCAGCGGATGCTCGGGCACGCCTCGGCCGCGGTGACCCTCGACGTGTACGCCGACCTG is a genomic window containing:
- a CDS encoding helix-turn-helix transcriptional regulator; translated protein: MGQSASPLDAREPERLFYSEEETAALLGIHRTTLRTLALEGQAPVEPIRLTRHKRVYRRIDVQRLAGLEQ
- a CDS encoding tyrosine-type recombinase/integrase — its product is MGASTATASSSSCSPTAACAGASCPGSASVTSTSTRSTRASPSSRPSWPTRATSASSRRRTTSTAVSPIPAFLVGLLRAQIAGRPAYAPVFYGIRTGTWLRNHVYRVGWFDTAAEAVGIKGLTPHELRHTAASLAVSAGANVKAVQRMLGHASAAVTLDVYADLFDDDLDGVATALNLAAMQSDVANLLPKAA